The following proteins are co-located in the Choristoneura fumiferana chromosome 23, NRCan_CFum_1, whole genome shotgun sequence genome:
- the LOC141441093 gene encoding NPC intracellular cholesterol transporter 1-like — protein MYLGIVVFGAAHGLIFLPVMLSYIGSPVNKQKLANQMQRGKEVGVAETSLTRVRL, from the exons ATGTACCTGGGCATCGTGGTGTTCGGCGCTGCGCACGGGCTGATCTTCCTGCCAGTCATGCTCAGCTATATCG GTTCCCCCGTCAACAAGCAGAAACTGGCCAATCAGATGCAACGCGGCAAGGAGGTGGGCGTGGCTGAAACCTCCCTGACGAGA GTCCGTCTCTGA